In a genomic window of Diabrotica undecimpunctata isolate CICGRU chromosome 2, icDiaUnde3, whole genome shotgun sequence:
- the MrgBP gene encoding uncharacterized protein MrgBP: protein MKKNINTIFQMDEFEWTVVHEGQLLDAMVGHKPVGINKYFQMAFICDKFMDNIHKDIDSQRVWTHLETMYNLEALDECESIPFPNSEKEFNLPESEFGSWITKKDEEKKLQSGKTSSESPVKQVKEIKKEEKTPIKNQKERRDSKEGKDNNKTPIAKKEIKKESEKVVKQIVKGRNSTSSNSESKSGKTKSEDTPKPAKRPTRGSLKPNDDSGSSGKSSPITVTPTAKRVRRI from the exons atgaaaaaaaatataaatacaatctTCCAAATGGATGAATTCGAATGGACTGTTGTTCATGAAGGGCAGTTATTGGATGCAATGGTTGGACACAAGCCCGTTG GAATAAATAAGTACTTTCAGATGGCATTTATATGTGATAAGTTTATGGATAATATACACAAAGACATAGATTCACAGAGGGTTTGGACCCATTTGGAAACTATGTATAACCTTGAAGCGTTAGATGAATGTGAATCTATTCCTTTTCCCAACTCCGAAAAAGAGTTTAATCTGCCAGAATCTGAATTTGGTAGCTGGATAACAAAGAAAGATGAAGAAAAGAAGTTGCAGTCAGGAAAAACTTCCAGTGAATCTCCAGTTAAACag gtaaaagaaataaaaaaggaagaaaagaCTCCAATCAAGAATCAAAAAGAACGGCGAGATAGCAAAGAAGGTAAAGACAATAATAAAACCCCCATtgccaaaaaagaaataaaaaaggaatCGGAAAAGGTAGTAAAACAAATTGTTAAAGGTAGAAATTCAACATCCTCTAATAGTGAGAGCAAAAGTGGAAAAACAAAGTCTGAAGACACACCTAAACCTGCCAAAAGACCCACCAGGGGTAGCTTGAAACCCAACGATGATTCTGGTTCCAGTGGAAAGTCTAGCCCTATCACTGTCACTCCAACTGCTAAAAGAGTCAGGCGTATTTAA